A genomic stretch from Thermonema lapsum includes:
- a CDS encoding DUF6607 family protein, with protein MLKSWLQTSLAAACVLYGSSALAQKKEDIEAIKSMCGCYEVTFNFAETFSPDKNYQFHDNYQSGGLEWVQVIEESKGKIVLQHLLIVGDSMIVKHWRQDWLYEPSELLSYEGAQQFRKQNISPLKGQWVQLVTQIDDAPRYAGIASWVHLDGRHYWESQAYAPLPRREFTKRKDYNIMLRRNRHEITPYGWVHEQDNHKILRTEAGDRLIAQEKGWNEYRKVSDERCRLAQEWWKKHQAYWQMVRQSWERHLKDKRVFKIVETHQGEPLYKHFLEIEKAYTTGEIDFDTARQRADGLILAVVKAL; from the coding sequence ATGCTAAAATCATGGCTACAAACATCACTAGCGGCTGCCTGTGTATTGTATGGCAGCAGCGCGCTCGCACAAAAAAAAGAAGACATCGAAGCTATCAAAAGCATGTGCGGCTGCTATGAAGTAACCTTCAATTTTGCAGAAACCTTTTCTCCTGACAAAAACTATCAGTTCCACGACAACTATCAAAGTGGTGGTTTAGAATGGGTGCAGGTCATAGAAGAAAGCAAAGGCAAGATAGTACTGCAGCATCTGCTCATTGTCGGCGATAGCATGATTGTCAAACACTGGCGGCAAGACTGGCTCTACGAACCTTCGGAGCTTCTCAGTTATGAAGGCGCACAGCAGTTCCGCAAACAAAACATAAGCCCTCTCAAAGGGCAGTGGGTACAGTTGGTGACACAAATCGACGACGCCCCCCGCTACGCAGGTATTGCCAGCTGGGTACATCTTGACGGGCGTCACTATTGGGAAAGCCAAGCCTACGCTCCCTTACCACGCCGCGAGTTCACCAAGCGCAAGGATTACAATATCATGTTGCGACGCAATCGCCACGAAATTACCCCCTATGGCTGGGTACATGAACAAGACAACCACAAAATTTTGCGCACCGAAGCCGGCGACCGCCTCATTGCCCAAGAAAAAGGATGGAACGAATACAGAAAGGTGAGCGATGAACGCTGCCGCCTTGCCCAAGAGTGGTGGAAAAAGCACCAAGCGTACTGGCAGATGGTGCGCCAAAGCTGGGAACGGCACCTCAAAGACAAAAGGGTGTTTAAAATAGTAGAAACACATCAAGGTGAGCCCTTGTATAAACATTTTCTCGAGATAGAGAAAGCATACACTACCGGCGAAATAGACTTTGACACTGCCCGACAGCGCGCAGATGGTCTCATTCTTGCCGTTGTAAAAGCTCTTTAA
- a CDS encoding 2Fe-2S iron-sulfur cluster-binding protein: MPKLVIENLGGLSVEIQEGKTLLQNIQAAYVDWMHPCGGKGRCTGCKIQIVSGGEQLSPPSPQEQRFMTQGRLRSNERLACQCILTQGELRVLVPHECQLPHLHYHFKK; this comes from the coding sequence ATGCCAAAACTGGTGATAGAAAACTTGGGCGGCTTGAGTGTAGAAATACAAGAAGGCAAAACACTTTTGCAGAACATACAAGCCGCCTACGTCGATTGGATGCACCCTTGTGGTGGAAAGGGGCGATGCACCGGCTGTAAAATACAAATTGTGTCAGGAGGCGAACAGCTGAGCCCACCCAGCCCACAGGAACAGCGCTTTATGACTCAAGGACGCCTGCGCAGCAACGAACGGCTGGCTTGTCAGTGCATACTGACCCAAGGAGAGCTGCGCGTGCTTGTTCCCCATGAATGCCAGCTACCTCATTTGCACTACCATTTCAAAAAATAA